The genomic region AGATCTGCGTGTGGAGCAGATCGCGGGGCAGCCGTACCTCACCGTCGATATCGATCGCCACAAGATCGCACGCTACGGGATCAACGTGGCGGATATTCGCACGATCATCGAAACCGCGATCGGCGGCAAACCCGCGACGACGGTGTATGAAAATGAGCGACGATTTGAGCTCATTCTACGGTTTCCCGAGGAGCACCGGAGCACCGTGCGCCAGATCGGCGAGATTCTGGTCAACTCGGCTGTCGGCGCGCCGATTCCGCTCAGTGAGTTGGCGACGGTGGAGATGCGCGAGGGGCCGGCGCGGATCAGTCGCGAACAGGTGCGCCGGCGGATCTTCATCGGTTTCAACGTGGTGGGCCGCGATCCCGGCAGCATCGTTGAGGAGGGGCAGCGCAAGCTCGCGGAGCGTCTCCAGTTGCCGTCCGGCTACACCATCACCTGGGGCGGCGCGTTCGAGCAGATGGAACGCGCGATGGCGCGTCTCCGGATCGTCGTGCCGGTCACGATCGGCATAATCGGGCTATTGCTGGTCCTCGCCTTCAACTCCCTGCGCTCGGCGGCGCTGATCTTGTCGAACCTCCCCTTTGCGCTGATCGGCGGCGTGTTTGGATTGTGGCTGACGGGGCAATACCTGAGTGTCCCGGCAGCGGTCGGGTTTATCGCGCTGTTCGGCGTCGCGGTCGAAAACGGGATCGTCCTGGTTTCCACCATCAACGGGATGCGGCAGGCGGGGTTCACCAGCGAAGACGCGATCCGCCAAGGGTGTCTCCAGCGCCTGCGTCCGGTCATGATGACGACGCTGACCACACTGTTGGGGTTAGCGCCTCTGGCTCTCGCGCAAGGGATTGGTGCGGACGTGCAACGGCCGCTCGCGACGGTCGTGATCGGCGGCCTCGTGAGTTCGACCGTGCTCACCCTGATGGTGCTGCCCGCGCTCTATCAATGGTTCGAGAAGCGCGACAGGTAGTCGGTGGAGGATGATGCGTATGCACACACCCAGTGATCTTCCTGACACCCTTTCAGAAGCCGTCTTCGCTGTCGCGCGCCGCGCGCCCGAGCGGATTGCCATGCAAATCAAACAGGAACACGCTTATCGGCAGTGTACCTATCAGCAGCTCGTCGAACAGGTTGAAGAACTTGCCGCCGCCTTGATGTGTCACGATCTCCGCCGAGGAGACCGTGTGGCCATCGTCGCAGAGAACCGGCCCGAGTGGGTGATCGCGTATCTCGGGATTGTGGCTGCGGGTGGTACGGCGGTTCCTCTCGACATCCAACTGAGCAGCGGAGACCTTGCACGGCTCCTGGCGCGGTCCGACGCCCGGCTGGCCTTTGTCAGCGCGACAACCTGGCCGCTGCTGAAGAATACCGGGTTACCGGTGACCGTGATCGCGTTCGATCCTCTTCACGATGCCGGCTGCTCCGTTCTCGACGAATGGGTGCGAGCGGGTCGAGCCGGAGGCGCGGAGAAGCCGACGCTCTCGCCCGAGGACGTCGCCTCGCTCCTGTATACCTCTGGCACAACCGGCGAACCCAAGGGCGTCCGCCTGACCCATCGCAACCTCCTATCCAATGCGACGGCCGTGATGGCGTCGGGGTCGGCCGGCGCCGACGATCGTTTTCTGGCCATCCTGCCGCTCCACCATGCCTACCCCTTCATGGTCTCCTGTCTGGTGCCGCTGCTGCTCGGCGCCGGACTGACGTTTGCGCAGACGTTGAAGGGCCCGGAACTGGCGCAATGTCTTCGGGAATCCCGCATCACCGTGCTGGTCGGGGTTCCGCAAGTCTTCGCGATGATCCGCCGCGCCATCTTTGAGGCTATCGGCCGCCGGCCCCGTGTGGTGCGCGCGGCAGTTTTGCTGTTGCTTGCTCTGTCGGGATGGATACGGCGGCGCGTCCAGGTAAATCTCGGCCGCCGGCTCTTTGCCACGGTGCGTCATCAAGTCGGTCCATCGTTGCGCTTGCTCGTGAGCGGCGGGGCGCGGCTCGATCCGGAGGTGGCCGAGGATTTCTCTCGCCTTGGTTTCACCCTGTTGGAAGGCTATGGTTTGACCGAGACTGCGCCGGTCGTCACCTCCAACCCCCTCGCGAAACCGAAGATCGGCTCGGTGGGTATTCCCATTCCCGGCGTGGAGGTGCGGATCGTCAATCCCGATGCCGCTGGTGTCGGGGAGGTGACCGTCAAGGGCCCGAACGTGATGCAGGGGTACGACGCGAATTTGCAGGCCACGGCCGACGCGATCCGGGATGGCTGGTTTCACACAGGGGATCTTGGCTGCCTCGATGAGGAAGGCTATCTCTCTATCACCGGGCGGGCCAAGGAGCTGATTGTCACGGCGGGAGGCAAGAACATCGTTCCGGGGGAGCTGGAAGGCCACTACCAACGCAGTCCGGCGATCCGTGAACTCTGCGTCGTGGGCGTAGCCAGGGCTGGTGAAGGCGGGGAGGGTCTGCATGCGGTGGTGGTGCCGAACTTCGACTATATCAAAACGCTTCAGGTTGTGGACATCCGTCAACTTGTGAAGGACGAACTGACGAGAATCGGGCTGACGCTGCCGCCCTACAAGCGGATCAGCGGGCTGACCATTATCACGACGCCGCTGCCGCGCACGCGGCTGGAAAAAATTCAGCGCTACCGGGTGGCCGCCATGGTCAAGGCTGCCGGCGAAGCGGCGGGACTCGTTCAACCGCTTTCTGCGGCAGACCAGGCTCTCATGGAGACGAAGGCGGCCGACCGTATCGTGCACGCGCTCCAGCGGTTCGTGGAGAAGGAGAGACGCATCGTGCCGGGCGCTCACCTGGATCTCGATCTGGGGTTCGATTCGCTGCGGCGCGTGGAACTGCTGTCGGCGCTCGAACAGTCGTTCGGCCGGCTGCCGGATTCGCTCGTCCATGAGGTCATGACGGTCCGCGAGTTGATCGAGCGGGTCAGCCCCCTGATGCCCAACGAGGCGGGTGCCGGGCGAGGCGCCCAATCCTGGAACGACCTCCTGAAGGTCGAGCCGCCAGGTGAACTTAGAGACAGGCTGCTGACACCGGCGGCCTGGTCTCACCGGTTGATCGCCTCCTTGGTGCGGACGGTGCTGCGCCTGGTGTTCCAGGTGGGTTTTCGCCTTCGCATGACCGGAGCGGACCATCTGCCGCTGAACGGGCCGTTTCTGCTGGCGGCCAATCACACGAGTTACCTTGATCCGTTCGTCATCCTGGCTGCGGCCCCTGCGACGGTGTTCGAGCGACTCTATTCGATCGGTTTGCAGACATATTTTCGCGGCGCCCTCATGCAATGGGTTGCTCGCGTGGCCCGTGTGATCCCGGTGGGCCTGGAGGCGTCGCTCGTGTCGGCGCTCCAAGCTGCCGCCCTTGTCCTGCGACAGGGCCAAGGCCTGTTGGTTTTTCCTGAAGGGCAGCGCTCCGTCGATGGAACCCTCAAGCCCTTTCGTCCCGGCATCGGCATCCTCGCCTGTGAACTCGGCGTCCCGGTGATTCCGATCTGGATCGACGGAGCCTTTCAGGCTTGGCCGGTCGGGCCCTGGTGGCCTCGTCCCCATCCGGTCTCACTCGTGGTCGGCCGGCCCGTCATCGTGACGCCGGCGATGATCGAGGAATGGCGGCGTCAGGGGCGCAATCCCTATGAGGCGGCGACTCAGGCGATTCGCGACGCCATCGTGGCGCTGACGCCGGAGACGAATGTACACGCAATGAACAGCAAAGGACAGAGGGAGGCTGGATGAGGCATTGTCCATTACTTGGAATGCTTGTGGCTCTGGGGACCTGGATGCTCTGTCAGAGCGTGATCGCTGTAGAGCTTAGCCAACCGACTGTTGTCGCCCCCGATGTCCGTGAGCAGCTTGAAGTCACTGTCCGGACGCTAGCCGAGACCATCGGCCCCCGGAGCTATCGAGATACCGCAAGTCTGGCCTCGGCTGCCGACTTCATCACGCAGTCGTTTCAAGCGGGCGGCTATACGGTTACGTTTCAGCCCTACGAGGTGAAGGGGCAGATGTATCGCAACATCATCGCGGAACGGCGAGGGACGGAGGAGCCCGACCGGGTCCTCATCGTCGGCGCCCATTACGACACAGTGGAAGGGACACCCGGCGCCGATGATAATGCCAGCGGCGTCGCCGTGCTGCTGGAGCTGGCGCGCCTGCATGCGGAGACGCGCTTTCGGAAAACGGTGCGCTTTGTCGCGTTCACCTTGGAAGAGCCGCCGTTTTTTCGGAGTCGGCAGATGGGCAGCCGCGTCTACGCCCGCAGTCTGAAAGAACGAGGGGAGCAGGTTGAGGGGATGCTCTGCCTGGAAATGGTCGGGTATTATTCGCAGGAGAAAGACAGTCAGTCGTTTCCGTTGTTCTGGTTGCGGTGGCGCTATCCGACCACGGGCAACTTCATCACGGTCGTGAGCAACTCGGCCTCGGAGGCACTCCAGATGCGAGTTCGAGATGCGCTGAAAGCCAATATGACCTTGCCGGTTGAGACGTTTACCGGGCCTTGGTGGATTCCCGGGGTGGATCTCTCGGATCATGGGTCTTTCTGGAAGGAAGGGTATCCGGCGGTCATGCTCACGGATACGGCGTTTTACCGGAACCCGCATTATCACCGGGATACTGATAGGCCGGACACGTTGGACTACAGCGCGATGGCTGAGTTGGTGAAAGGGATAGCCGAGGCTCTGGGAGCGTTGGACCGCTCATCTGGGGGCGAGGGTTGAGGGGTTTTAGATTTCGGTCTAGAGAGAGTCGAATATCTACCATGAGACATCTTGAGCTGGGACTGAGGTAGTAACCACCAGATCGGTCGTCTTGTATTTTTCCACCAATCCAATATCTCTAAGAGTCTGCCCGACATCAGAGGGCATGAAAACTTCGCCGCATGCGTTTGGAGATTTGGAATGTGCGTTTGTATCTGTCTCTCCGAGTCGCAGCTGTCCCTTGTGCGGTGTTCTGCCCCCGTACAGTTTCTTCGCTGGGGCTAAATGTCCCTCTTGTCTCATGGTGAGCACACCGAGTTACGTGAAACATCAGGAAAGTCTCCTCCCGGTTGCTGCGGAGCCTGTAAGGCATTGCTCTTGCTGCCGTTCATTGTGCATGTCTGTCGGCGGCTCGTTCATATAATGGCCTCAGATCAAAGTGAATGTGGTTGCGGTGGCAGGGTGTTGTGTATGAGGCTCGACCAATAGGAGAGAGGGATAAGACCGATGGAATTGTCCAAGGAGCGTGACGGTTGGCTCGCCGCATTCTTCCGCGAGGTGATCAGCATGCCGCGCCGGCATGGGCTCGTGTTTCTGGTCGCGACGGTGCTGCTCGTCGTCGTGGAAGTCGAGTTGGTCGAGGGGTGGCATCTGGTCCATCTCGTGGAACTCATCGGTGTGATAGTTGTTTTGTATCTCCTATGGGCGGCCTGGCGTGTGAGTCGCAGAAGAAATCGAACCTTGAAGGTTGATCGCTGAGA from Nitrospira sp. harbors:
- a CDS encoding AMP-binding protein, with the translated sequence MHTPSDLPDTLSEAVFAVARRAPERIAMQIKQEHAYRQCTYQQLVEQVEELAAALMCHDLRRGDRVAIVAENRPEWVIAYLGIVAAGGTAVPLDIQLSSGDLARLLARSDARLAFVSATTWPLLKNTGLPVTVIAFDPLHDAGCSVLDEWVRAGRAGGAEKPTLSPEDVASLLYTSGTTGEPKGVRLTHRNLLSNATAVMASGSAGADDRFLAILPLHHAYPFMVSCLVPLLLGAGLTFAQTLKGPELAQCLRESRITVLVGVPQVFAMIRRAIFEAIGRRPRVVRAAVLLLLALSGWIRRRVQVNLGRRLFATVRHQVGPSLRLLVSGGARLDPEVAEDFSRLGFTLLEGYGLTETAPVVTSNPLAKPKIGSVGIPIPGVEVRIVNPDAAGVGEVTVKGPNVMQGYDANLQATADAIRDGWFHTGDLGCLDEEGYLSITGRAKELIVTAGGKNIVPGELEGHYQRSPAIRELCVVGVARAGEGGEGLHAVVVPNFDYIKTLQVVDIRQLVKDELTRIGLTLPPYKRISGLTIITTPLPRTRLEKIQRYRVAAMVKAAGEAAGLVQPLSAADQALMETKAADRIVHALQRFVEKERRIVPGAHLDLDLGFDSLRRVELLSALEQSFGRLPDSLVHEVMTVRELIERVSPLMPNEAGAGRGAQSWNDLLKVEPPGELRDRLLTPAAWSHRLIASLVRTVLRLVFQVGFRLRMTGADHLPLNGPFLLAANHTSYLDPFVILAAAPATVFERLYSIGLQTYFRGALMQWVARVARVIPVGLEASLVSALQAAALVLRQGQGLLVFPEGQRSVDGTLKPFRPGIGILACELGVPVIPIWIDGAFQAWPVGPWWPRPHPVSLVVGRPVIVTPAMIEEWRRQGRNPYEAATQAIRDAIVALTPETNVHAMNSKGQREAG
- a CDS encoding M28 family peptidase; its protein translation is MRHCPLLGMLVALGTWMLCQSVIAVELSQPTVVAPDVREQLEVTVRTLAETIGPRSYRDTASLASAADFITQSFQAGGYTVTFQPYEVKGQMYRNIIAERRGTEEPDRVLIVGAHYDTVEGTPGADDNASGVAVLLELARLHAETRFRKTVRFVAFTLEEPPFFRSRQMGSRVYARSLKERGEQVEGMLCLEMVGYYSQEKDSQSFPLFWLRWRYPTTGNFITVVSNSASEALQMRVRDALKANMTLPVETFTGPWWIPGVDLSDHGSFWKEGYPAVMLTDTAFYRNPHYHRDTDRPDTLDYSAMAELVKGIAEALGALDRSSGGEG